Proteins co-encoded in one Bacteroidota bacterium genomic window:
- a CDS encoding deoxynucleoside kinase, producing the protein MNYRFIAIEGNIGSGKTTLAMKLASSVQGSLLLERFEDNSFLPKFYQDPARYAFTLELSFLADRYQQIREKTSTPALFDKTIIADYFIDKSWIFAGVTLNSSEFGLFKRLFDIIYPTLPKPDLIIYLHSTPGIVEKRIKIRGRDYERGIPIDYLQSIHDKYISYFRQHPGIRVLSIDIAHHDLIMEPEKFKKLLTIIQEDLPEGMNEIDL; encoded by the coding sequence ATGAATTACAGGTTTATCGCCATAGAAGGAAATATTGGATCAGGAAAGACCACCTTAGCCATGAAACTGGCATCATCCGTGCAGGGATCACTTCTATTGGAACGGTTTGAAGACAACTCCTTCCTGCCTAAGTTCTATCAGGATCCTGCGCGCTATGCTTTTACTCTCGAACTGTCATTTCTGGCGGACCGTTACCAGCAAATACGGGAAAAGACATCTACCCCTGCTCTATTTGACAAAACAATAATAGCAGATTATTTTATTGATAAATCATGGATTTTTGCGGGTGTTACTTTGAATTCATCTGAATTTGGACTGTTTAAGAGGTTATTCGATATTATATATCCAACCCTTCCCAAGCCCGATCTAATCATTTATCTGCATTCTACTCCAGGAATTGTCGAAAAAAGGATTAAAATCCGGGGAAGGGATTATGAACGGGGTATACCGATTGATTACCTGCAATCTATCCATGATAAATACATCAGCTATTTCCGTCAGCATCCCGGGATAAGAGTATTAAGCATTGATATTGCCCACCATGACCTGATCATGGAACCGGAAAAGTTTAAAAAACTGTTGACAATTATTCAGGAAGATCTTCCCGAAGGTATGAATGAGATTGATTTGTAA
- the folK gene encoding 2-amino-4-hydroxy-6-hydroxymethyldihydropteridine diphosphokinase gives MNKGVISIGTNLGDKLQNLKEASFRIQSLGCNILKQSSVYETEPWGFYPGSNFLNQVIELETNMMPGDLLDQLLKIEKEMGRERSMNGYESRIIDLDILFYGNKVILEGNLVIPHPLIQDRRFILIPLNEILPNFQHPVIHKSISELLDSCRDNSWVTPYLSITKPSLSR, from the coding sequence ATGAATAAAGGGGTAATATCCATAGGGACCAATCTTGGCGACAAGTTACAAAACCTGAAAGAAGCAAGTTTCAGGATTCAGAGCCTGGGCTGCAACATATTGAAACAAAGTTCTGTTTATGAAACAGAGCCCTGGGGATTTTACCCGGGAAGCAACTTCCTGAATCAAGTTATTGAACTGGAGACCAATATGATGCCAGGCGACTTGCTTGATCAGCTTCTCAAAATTGAGAAGGAAATGGGGCGCGAACGAAGCATGAACGGATATGAATCCAGGATCATAGATCTGGATATTTTGTTTTACGGAAACAAAGTCATCCTCGAAGGAAACCTCGTAATCCCCCACCCTCTTATTCAGGATCGAAGGTTTATCCTGATTCCATTGAACGAAATTTTACCAAATTTCCAACATCCTGTCATTCACAAGTCCATTAGCGAATTGCTTGATTCATGCCGGGATAATTCATGGGTTACTCCATACCTTTCAATTACCAAACCTTCACTATCAAGATGA
- the sppA gene encoding signal peptide peptidase SppA yields MKQFFKFMFASMLGTVLTLVIVFFIIMGMITAFISMADQQTVMVDQNTVLKITLDQPIPERTPKSPFGNYDMASQEFKKPVGLNDILANIEKATRDEKIKGIFMNPSMIPAGIATIREIRDALQEFKNSGKWIIAYSDAYSQSAYYLATVADQIYLHPQGFIDFRGMHIESMFLKGTLEKIDVEPQLIRHGKFKGAGEIFTREDYSAENREQLDRIISTIWNDMLPAFSEARGISIEDLNKAADELSVFFNPKSALEMKFVDKLVYMDEVLADMRTRLGIAEDEDINSLSLSKYTHAPQPEKAEFTRDKVAVIYAVGTIAQGEGGEENIGSASLSKAIRKARLDDNIKAIVMRVNSPGGDGVASDVIWREVKLAKETKPFVVSMGDVAASGGYWISCAADKILADPSTITGSIGVFALIPNMQGMFNEKLGMTFDHVKTNANADFPSVTKPLSSFQRAKMENEIDRFYQVFLERVSSGRNMSIEKVDEIGQGRVWSGIDALEIGLIDEFGGLQEAVDLAASMAGLTNYKIKNLPELKDPLEQLLKEMTGGAAVQKQIKEELGEFYNYYEYVKYLSEHQGVQARLPFEFRMN; encoded by the coding sequence ATGAAGCAATTTTTTAAGTTCATGTTTGCATCGATGCTGGGTACGGTACTCACATTGGTGATTGTATTTTTTATAATTATGGGTATGATCACGGCATTTATCTCCATGGCTGATCAACAGACAGTTATGGTTGATCAGAATACTGTATTGAAGATTACCCTCGATCAACCTATACCCGAAAGAACTCCTAAATCTCCATTTGGTAATTACGATATGGCTTCCCAGGAATTTAAAAAGCCGGTAGGGCTGAATGACATTTTGGCCAACATTGAAAAGGCTACCCGGGATGAAAAGATTAAGGGTATTTTTATGAATCCTTCTATGATTCCTGCCGGCATTGCAACCATCCGGGAGATCCGGGATGCTTTGCAGGAATTCAAAAACTCAGGCAAATGGATTATAGCCTATAGTGATGCCTATTCTCAATCGGCTTATTACCTTGCTACTGTGGCCGATCAGATATATCTGCATCCACAGGGTTTTATAGATTTTCGTGGTATGCACATCGAATCCATGTTTCTGAAAGGAACACTCGAAAAAATCGACGTGGAGCCGCAACTTATAAGACACGGTAAATTCAAAGGTGCCGGTGAAATTTTCACGAGAGAGGACTATAGTGCTGAGAATCGGGAGCAGCTTGACCGCATTATTTCCACGATCTGGAATGACATGCTACCGGCTTTTTCTGAGGCGAGGGGAATAAGCATAGAAGATCTGAACAAGGCTGCTGATGAGCTTTCGGTGTTTTTTAATCCTAAGAGTGCATTGGAAATGAAGTTTGTCGACAAACTTGTTTATATGGATGAGGTTCTGGCGGATATGCGCACACGCCTGGGTATTGCAGAAGATGAGGATATTAACTCATTGTCGCTCTCAAAATATACACATGCCCCTCAACCGGAAAAGGCTGAGTTTACCAGAGATAAGGTTGCTGTGATTTATGCCGTGGGCACTATTGCTCAAGGGGAAGGTGGTGAAGAGAACATAGGTTCTGCCTCCCTTTCTAAAGCGATCAGGAAAGCCCGGCTGGATGATAATATTAAGGCTATTGTAATGCGTGTAAACTCTCCCGGTGGGGATGGAGTTGCCTCCGATGTAATCTGGAGAGAGGTAAAACTGGCAAAAGAAACAAAGCCATTTGTTGTTTCCATGGGGGATGTGGCTGCTTCCGGAGGTTACTGGATCAGTTGTGCCGCAGATAAGATCCTCGCAGATCCTTCTACCATTACCGGTTCTATCGGGGTTTTTGCTTTGATCCCAAACATGCAGGGGATGTTCAACGAAAAGCTCGGGATGACCTTTGATCACGTAAAGACCAATGCTAATGCCGATTTCCCGTCGGTTACAAAGCCTCTTTCCTCTTTCCAGCGGGCCAAAATGGAAAATGAAATAGACCGCTTTTACCAGGTATTCCTGGAAAGGGTTTCTTCAGGCAGAAATATGAGCATAGAAAAAGTGGATGAAATCGGACAGGGGCGTGTATGGTCAGGTATTGATGCCCTTGAGATTGGACTTATCGATGAATTTGGTGGTTTGCAGGAAGCGGTTGACCTTGCAGCTTCCATGGCCGGATTAACCAATTATAAGATAAAAAACCTTCCTGAATTGAAAGATCCCCTGGAACAATTGCTGAAGGAAATGACCGGCGGCGCTGCCGTTCAAAAACAGATAAAGGAAGAACTCGGGGAATTCTATAATTATTATGAATACGTGAAGTACCTTTCAGAACATCAGGGCGTCCAGGCTAGATTGCCGTTTGAGTTCAGAATGAATTAA
- the nifJ gene encoding pyruvate:ferredoxin (flavodoxin) oxidoreductase, giving the protein MANKKKFITCDGNYAASHVAYMFSEVACIYPITPSSTMAEYIDEWAAHGRKNIFNETVKVEELQSEGGASGALHGALQAGTLSSTFTASQGLLLMIPNMYKIAGELLPAVFHVSARSVAAHALSIFGDHSDVMATRQTGFAMLASGGIQEIMDIGGVAHLAAIKSRIPFLHFFDGFRSSHEIQKIEVLNNDDVRDLVDFNAIQEFRDRALNPEHPVTRGTAQNPDIFFQAKEAASRFYDPIPDIVEEYMQEISRKTGREYHPFNYYGAPDAEHIVIAMGSVTDTIKEVIDYLMSKGEKVGLIAVHLYRPFSAKYFMKVMPKTVKRITVLDRTKELGANGEPLYLDVRDLFYEQDNAPMIVGGRYGLSSKDTTPSMIISVFENMKRNEPKNRFTVGIVDDVKFTSLPLLPEINTSPKGTYSAKFYGLGSDGTVGANKNSIKIIGDTTDKYVQAYFAYDSKKSGGITTSHLRFGDKPIHSTYLVNTPDFVACHVPSYLGKYNMLKGLKKGGTFLLNSIWDEEETLNKLPNSMKRYLGENEIDFYIINATKIAAEIGLGSRTNTIMQASFFKISNVIPYESAIDEMKKAIVKSFGNKGEDIVNMNKMAVDKGGEVTKVEIPASWKNIDPTDEKDEREAPEFVLNVADPINHLKGDDLPVSAFVGREDGTFPQGTTAYEKRGIAVEVPEWIPENCIQCNQCAFVCPHAAIRPFLLNDEELKNAPEGTVAIKAIGKELAGLHFRMQVSALDCTGCGNCVDICPSKTNALEMKPLETQLVEIDRWTYMDEKVGYKENLLPKDKTVKNSQFAQPLFEFSGACAGCGETPYIKVITQLFGERMMISNATGCSSIYGGSAPSTPYCLHKETGHGPSWANSLFEDNAEYGFGMAIGVRKMRTRIAERLAILNGSLNDEGKEIVKEWLDGMENAEASKTASAKLVKLLEGINDPIAKEILALKQYLVKKSVWVFGGDGWAYDIGYGGLDHVLASGEDINVLVMDTEVYSNTGGQSSKATPVGAVAKFAASGKKIRKKDLGMMSMTYGYVYVAQVAMGSSQSQFFKAIKEAEAYPGPSLIIAYSPCINHGLKAGMGKSQHEEKLAVEAGYWQLYRYNPMLEEEGKNPFTLDSKEPDWTRFQDFLNGEVRYTSLKQSFPSEAARLDALAEKNAKWRYMSYKRLAEMSF; this is encoded by the coding sequence ATGGCAAATAAGAAAAAATTCATCACATGCGATGGAAATTACGCTGCGTCTCATGTTGCGTATATGTTCAGCGAGGTAGCATGTATCTATCCGATCACTCCTTCTTCCACAATGGCCGAATACATTGATGAGTGGGCCGCTCACGGAAGAAAAAACATATTCAATGAAACCGTTAAGGTGGAAGAACTGCAATCGGAAGGAGGAGCATCAGGTGCGTTACATGGAGCCTTGCAGGCTGGAACCCTTAGTTCAACCTTTACTGCCTCCCAGGGCTTGCTTCTCATGATACCCAACATGTACAAAATTGCCGGAGAATTATTACCGGCGGTTTTCCATGTCAGTGCACGTTCCGTTGCTGCTCATGCTCTTTCCATTTTTGGAGATCACAGTGATGTGATGGCTACACGACAGACCGGATTCGCCATGCTGGCATCCGGGGGTATCCAGGAAATTATGGATATCGGAGGTGTTGCCCACCTGGCTGCCATTAAAAGCCGGATCCCTTTCCTGCATTTTTTCGATGGATTCCGCAGCTCTCATGAGATACAGAAAATTGAAGTCCTTAATAACGACGATGTCCGCGACCTTGTCGATTTCAATGCTATCCAGGAATTCCGTGACAGGGCACTCAATCCTGAACATCCTGTAACACGCGGAACAGCACAGAATCCTGATATTTTCTTCCAGGCCAAGGAAGCTGCAAGCCGTTTCTACGATCCAATCCCCGATATCGTGGAAGAGTATATGCAGGAAATCTCCAGGAAAACCGGCAGGGAATATCATCCTTTCAACTACTATGGAGCACCTGATGCAGAGCACATCGTTATTGCCATGGGTTCTGTGACCGACACCATCAAGGAAGTCATCGACTACCTGATGAGCAAAGGAGAAAAAGTAGGCCTCATTGCAGTGCATCTCTACAGGCCATTCTCAGCAAAGTATTTTATGAAAGTGATGCCGAAAACCGTTAAACGCATCACCGTGCTTGATCGCACCAAGGAACTGGGTGCCAATGGTGAACCTCTGTATCTTGATGTAAGGGACCTCTTTTACGAACAGGACAATGCCCCCATGATCGTTGGAGGGCGTTATGGACTGAGTTCAAAAGATACCACACCTTCTATGATCATCTCCGTTTTCGAGAACATGAAACGCAACGAACCCAAAAACAGGTTCACGGTTGGTATTGTAGATGACGTCAAATTTACCTCACTCCCACTGCTTCCTGAAATCAATACTTCTCCCAAAGGAACCTATTCGGCAAAATTCTATGGACTGGGGTCTGACGGTACCGTGGGAGCCAACAAAAACTCCATTAAGATCATTGGCGATACTACCGATAAATATGTACAGGCATACTTCGCGTATGACTCAAAGAAATCAGGAGGTATCACCACTTCGCATCTGCGTTTCGGTGATAAACCCATACATTCAACCTACCTTGTCAACACACCCGATTTTGTAGCATGCCATGTGCCTTCCTATCTTGGAAAGTACAACATGCTGAAGGGACTTAAAAAAGGAGGAACTTTTCTATTGAACAGCATCTGGGACGAGGAAGAGACCCTGAACAAACTTCCTAACTCCATGAAACGCTACCTTGGCGAGAATGAGATAGATTTTTATATCATCAACGCTACCAAGATCGCTGCAGAGATTGGATTAGGCAGTCGTACCAATACCATCATGCAGGCATCCTTCTTTAAAATCTCCAATGTTATTCCTTATGAATCCGCGATTGATGAAATGAAGAAAGCCATTGTCAAATCCTTTGGAAATAAGGGTGAAGACATTGTGAACATGAACAAAATGGCTGTCGACAAAGGCGGGGAAGTTACAAAAGTAGAAATACCCGCTTCCTGGAAAAACATTGACCCCACGGATGAGAAAGATGAAAGGGAAGCGCCTGAATTCGTTCTCAACGTAGCGGATCCCATCAATCATCTGAAAGGTGACGACCTGCCGGTAAGTGCTTTTGTCGGAAGAGAAGACGGCACATTCCCGCAGGGAACCACCGCTTATGAAAAACGAGGCATCGCCGTAGAGGTTCCTGAATGGATTCCTGAGAACTGTATCCAGTGTAACCAATGTGCTTTTGTTTGCCCTCATGCCGCTATACGTCCGTTCCTGCTTAATGATGAAGAGCTGAAAAATGCACCGGAAGGGACTGTTGCCATAAAAGCCATTGGAAAAGAATTGGCAGGATTACACTTCCGTATGCAGGTTAGTGCACTCGACTGTACAGGATGCGGAAACTGTGTGGATATCTGTCCTTCGAAAACCAACGCTCTTGAAATGAAACCACTGGAAACACAGTTGGTTGAAATTGACCGTTGGACCTACATGGACGAAAAGGTAGGTTACAAAGAAAATCTGCTTCCAAAAGATAAAACCGTCAAGAACAGCCAGTTTGCCCAACCCCTGTTTGAATTCTCAGGCGCTTGTGCAGGCTGCGGAGAAACTCCTTACATAAAAGTTATCACGCAACTTTTCGGCGAAAGAATGATGATCTCCAATGCAACAGGCTGCTCCTCCATTTATGGTGGTTCCGCACCTTCCACACCATATTGCTTGCATAAAGAAACCGGACATGGACCATCCTGGGCCAATTCCCTATTCGAAGACAATGCGGAATACGGTTTTGGTATGGCAATTGGAGTAAGGAAAATGAGGACAAGGATAGCGGAAAGGCTTGCAATCCTTAATGGTTCACTGAATGACGAAGGCAAAGAAATCGTAAAAGAATGGTTGGATGGCATGGAAAATGCCGAAGCCTCAAAAACAGCCTCCGCCAAATTGGTAAAATTGCTTGAAGGTATCAATGATCCCATAGCAAAGGAAATACTGGCACTCAAACAATACCTGGTAAAAAAATCGGTATGGGTATTTGGCGGTGACGGATGGGCTTACGACATCGGTTACGGTGGTCTCGACCATGTTTTAGCTTCCGGGGAAGACATCAATGTGCTTGTGATGGATACGGAAGTATATTCCAACACGGGAGGCCAGTCATCCAAGGCTACACCGGTCGGTGCAGTAGCTAAATTTGCTGCATCCGGCAAGAAAATACGTAAGAAAGACCTCGGAATGATGTCCATGACATACGGTTATGTATATGTTGCCCAGGTAGCTATGGGATCCAGCCAGTCGCAGTTCTTCAAGGCTATCAAAGAAGCGGAAGCGTATCCCGGACCATCTCTGATCATTGCGTATTCTCCATGCATCAATCACGGACTAAAAGCCGGAATGGGTAAATCACAACACGAAGAAAAACTGGCTGTTGAAGCCGGTTACTGGCAACTATACCGCTATAACCCCATGCTTGAAGAGGAAGGCAAGAATCCGTTTACCCTTGATTCCAAAGAACCCGACTGGACAAGATTCCAGGATTTCCTGAACGGAGAAGTACGATATACTTCACTCAAACAATCATTCCCCTCCGAAGCGGCACGCCTCGATGCCCTGGCTGAAAAGAATGCCAAATGGAGGTATATGAGTTATAAACGACTTGCAGAAATGAGTTTCTAA
- a CDS encoding dihydroorotate dehydrogenase-like protein, producing the protein MDLSVNYMGIRLKNPIIVGASNLVTDLDALRKLEDAGAAAIVYKSLFEEQIHLENLENYGAEEDYASRHAEMSSSMFPDMGDAGPDAFLLKLRKAKESIGIPLIASLNAVYEETWVEYAQKIEQTGVDGLEVNFYAVPKEFHIDGRSILTEQLDILQKVKESVKLPIAVKLSPFYTNILYTIAEMDKSGVDAFVLFNRLFQPEIDIDLEEHYFPYNLSNQNDNRLCLRFAGLLFGQTNAKICANSGIYTGEDVISMILAGADTVQVVSTLYKNGIDQIKVMLDEVQAWMEKKNYQKLDDFRGKLSKKELKDPFTYKRAQYVDILMHSNEIFKKYPLI; encoded by the coding sequence ATGGATTTAAGCGTTAACTATATGGGAATCAGGCTTAAGAATCCCATTATTGTAGGGGCAAGTAACCTCGTAACTGATTTGGATGCACTCAGGAAACTTGAAGACGCAGGTGCAGCTGCCATCGTATATAAATCACTTTTTGAGGAACAGATTCATCTGGAGAATCTTGAGAACTATGGTGCCGAGGAAGACTATGCAAGCCGGCACGCCGAAATGTCTTCATCCATGTTCCCGGATATGGGAGATGCCGGTCCTGATGCCTTTCTGCTTAAATTAAGGAAAGCCAAAGAAAGCATAGGGATACCCCTGATCGCAAGTCTGAATGCAGTGTATGAAGAAACCTGGGTGGAATATGCACAAAAGATCGAGCAAACCGGTGTTGATGGACTGGAAGTGAATTTTTATGCCGTTCCAAAAGAGTTTCATATCGATGGCAGGTCAATTCTTACAGAACAACTGGATATTCTGCAAAAGGTAAAAGAAAGCGTAAAGCTTCCTATTGCTGTTAAGTTGAGTCCTTTCTATACAAATATCCTTTACACAATAGCTGAAATGGATAAATCAGGCGTGGATGCATTTGTGTTATTCAACCGCTTGTTCCAACCTGAGATTGATATCGACCTGGAAGAGCATTATTTTCCTTATAATCTCAGTAATCAGAATGATAACAGGCTTTGTCTGCGCTTTGCCGGCTTACTTTTTGGTCAGACCAATGCCAAGATTTGCGCCAACAGTGGAATTTATACAGGTGAAGATGTGATCAGCATGATACTTGCAGGTGCCGATACCGTTCAGGTTGTAAGCACCCTCTATAAAAACGGAATTGACCAGATAAAGGTAATGTTGGATGAGGTTCAGGCATGGATGGAAAAAAAGAATTACCAAAAACTGGATGATTTCCGGGGCAAACTCTCCAAAAAGGAACTAAAAGATCCATTTACATACAAGCGTGCTCAATACGTTGATATATTGATGCACTCCAACGAGATATTTAAAAAATATCCCCTTATCTGA
- a CDS encoding indolepyruvate oxidoreductase subunit beta → MKKDIILAGVGGQGILTMAAAIGLAAIDSGLHLKQAEVHGMSQRGGAVQSHLRLSTDEIFSDLIPQGKADMIISIEPMESLRYTQMLYHDGWLIANANPHINIPDYPEMEQILNEIKKVKNHVIIDADAIAKEIEAPRATNIIVLGAAAPFMDMDISHLEKGLEILFGKKGTAVLESNIKALRAGRDYAEKSLIR, encoded by the coding sequence ATGAAAAAGGATATCATTTTAGCAGGTGTAGGCGGCCAGGGAATTTTAACCATGGCTGCAGCTATAGGACTGGCAGCGATAGACTCAGGTTTGCATCTTAAACAGGCGGAGGTGCATGGAATGAGCCAACGTGGCGGAGCAGTGCAATCACATCTCCGGCTTTCTACGGATGAGATTTTTTCAGACCTTATCCCTCAGGGTAAGGCAGACATGATCATCTCCATAGAACCCATGGAATCATTGCGCTACACACAAATGCTATACCATGACGGATGGCTTATTGCCAATGCTAATCCACATATAAACATCCCGGACTATCCCGAAATGGAACAAATCCTCAATGAAATAAAAAAAGTAAAGAACCATGTGATCATTGATGCCGATGCCATTGCAAAGGAAATAGAAGCACCTCGTGCCACAAATATCATAGTCCTGGGAGCTGCAGCACCTTTCATGGATATGGATATCAGCCACCTGGAAAAGGGGTTGGAGATACTGTTTGGCAAAAAAGGAACTGCTGTGCTGGAATCGAACATCAAAGCACTAAGAGCAGGTCGGGATTACGCCGAAAAAAGCCTTATCAGATAA
- a CDS encoding indolepyruvate ferredoxin oxidoreductase, with translation MQKILLLGDEAIAQGAIDAGLSGIYAYPGTPSTEITEYVQASAEAREKGIIARWTANEKTAMEVALGMSYAGKRAMVCMKHVGLNVAADAFINSAITGVNGGLLVVSADDPSMHSSQNEQDSRFYGKFALIPILEPSNQQEAYDMVSYGFDLSEKLDTPVLLRITTRLAHSRAGVTRIPNKEQNPMQIPSDPTQFILLPSIARKRYKLLLNRQDEFRYASENSGFNKYIDHPDKKLGIITTGIAFNYLRENYPGGKVPHPVLKIGQYPLPEKMIRKIYDECEELLIIEEGYPFVEEMLKGYLGYGKAIHGRLNGRLPRDGELNPNIVGKALGMNVEVEEFINVIIKGRPPKLCKGCAHHDAFTALNEALEKYTKGRVFSDIGCYTLSALKPLESINSCVDMGASITMAVGAADAGLVPAIAAIGDSTFTHSGMTGLLDAVNHNSPIVVMILDNSTTGMTGGQTSAAFGKIEDICKGIGVKEEHIKVIKPLPKYHEENVKVIMKELEYPGVSVIIPRRECIQTLNKRMRAKHKEKQEQQA, from the coding sequence ATGCAGAAAATACTCTTGCTAGGTGATGAAGCTATTGCCCAGGGGGCAATAGATGCTGGGCTTTCCGGGATCTACGCATATCCGGGCACTCCCAGTACAGAAATAACGGAATATGTTCAGGCTTCGGCTGAAGCACGTGAAAAGGGCATAATAGCCCGGTGGACAGCCAACGAAAAGACGGCAATGGAAGTAGCGCTGGGCATGAGTTATGCCGGTAAGCGTGCAATGGTTTGCATGAAGCATGTAGGTTTGAATGTAGCTGCAGATGCTTTTATCAATTCAGCAATCACCGGTGTCAATGGTGGTTTGCTGGTCGTTTCTGCCGATGATCCCTCCATGCATTCCTCGCAAAACGAGCAGGATTCGAGGTTTTACGGGAAATTTGCCCTTATACCAATCCTGGAACCATCCAACCAGCAGGAAGCATACGACATGGTCTCCTATGGCTTTGATCTTTCGGAAAAACTTGATACTCCTGTTCTATTAAGGATCACAACCCGCCTGGCACATAGCCGGGCTGGTGTAACCCGGATCCCCAATAAGGAGCAAAACCCGATGCAAATACCTTCCGATCCGACTCAATTCATTCTCCTTCCTTCAATTGCAAGGAAAAGATATAAATTATTGCTAAACCGACAGGACGAATTCAGGTATGCTTCGGAAAACTCAGGATTCAACAAATACATCGATCATCCTGACAAGAAACTGGGTATAATCACCACCGGAATCGCTTTTAATTATCTCAGGGAAAACTATCCGGGAGGCAAGGTTCCTCATCCTGTATTAAAAATCGGTCAGTATCCTCTTCCCGAAAAAATGATTCGAAAGATTTATGATGAATGTGAAGAATTGTTGATCATAGAGGAGGGATACCCTTTCGTTGAAGAAATGCTGAAAGGATATCTGGGATATGGCAAAGCCATACATGGCAGGCTGAACGGACGTCTGCCCCGTGATGGAGAATTAAACCCCAACATTGTGGGTAAAGCCTTGGGAATGAATGTGGAGGTAGAAGAATTTATTAATGTTATCATAAAAGGCCGTCCCCCCAAGCTTTGTAAAGGATGTGCCCACCATGATGCTTTCACTGCCTTGAATGAAGCGTTGGAAAAATATACAAAAGGACGCGTATTCTCCGATATCGGCTGTTACACATTGAGTGCCCTTAAACCCCTTGAATCTATTAATTCATGTGTTGATATGGGAGCTTCTATCACCATGGCCGTTGGCGCTGCTGACGCCGGCTTGGTACCGGCTATTGCTGCCATCGGAGATTCTACTTTTACTCATTCAGGAATGACCGGGCTATTGGACGCAGTAAACCATAACTCCCCTATCGTTGTGATGATCCTGGATAATTCAACAACCGGAATGACCGGAGGACAAACCTCCGCCGCCTTTGGTAAGATCGAAGATATTTGTAAAGGGATTGGAGTTAAAGAAGAACATATAAAGGTGATCAAACCTCTTCCCAAATACCATGAAGAAAACGTCAAAGTCATCATGAAGGAACTAGAGTATCCGGGAGTATCGGTTATCATCCCCCGCAGGGAATGTATACAAACACTGAACAAAAGAATGCGGGCAAAGCATAAAGAAAAACAGGAACAACAAGCATAA
- a CDS encoding DUF479 domain-containing protein encodes MNFLAHSYLSANNPEVLLGNFFADAVKGNHIDNFPPLVIRGIRLHRMIDSFTDSHPVFLESRHRIQENYGKFSGIIIDIFYDHFLAKDWERYSNKPLKTYSAYVYQLLINNFRMLPSRSKRILPFMVSQDWLSNYANFRGMERVFAGMDRRTGHISGMDHAVEDLKVHYEDIGNDFRQFFPEIIAFACHFLQEHDLSCEGVLL; translated from the coding sequence TTGAATTTTCTTGCCCATTCTTACCTCTCCGCCAATAACCCGGAAGTGCTTCTGGGTAATTTTTTTGCCGATGCCGTTAAAGGAAACCATATCGATAATTTCCCCCCTCTCGTGATCAGGGGGATTCGCCTGCACAGGATGATCGACAGCTTCACCGACAGCCATCCTGTTTTCCTGGAAAGCCGGCACAGAATACAGGAAAATTATGGAAAGTTCTCAGGCATTATCATTGATATTTTTTACGATCATTTTCTGGCCAAAGACTGGGAGAGGTATTCAAACAAACCGTTGAAAACCTATTCTGCTTATGTTTATCAGTTGCTTATCAATAATTTCAGGATGCTCCCAAGCCGTTCGAAGCGAATTCTGCCATTTATGGTTTCTCAGGACTGGCTTTCAAACTATGCTAATTTCAGGGGAATGGAAAGGGTTTTTGCCGGCATGGACAGGCGTACCGGCCATATCTCGGGTATGGATCATGCCGTGGAGGACCTGAAGGTTCATTATGAAGATATTGGAAATGATTTCCGTCAGTTTTTTCCGGAAATTATAGCATTTGCCTGCCATTTCCTGCAGGAGCATGACCTTTCCTGTGAGGGAGTTTTGCTGTAG